Proteins found in one Homalodisca vitripennis isolate AUS2020 chromosome 4, UT_GWSS_2.1, whole genome shotgun sequence genomic segment:
- the LOC124361312 gene encoding uncharacterized protein LOC124361312, producing the protein MPENEEQWLCESKKFEEKWDFPHAVGAIDGKHVAIQCPPKSGSEYFNYKSFFSFVLFALVDADYNFMFVDVGCQGRISDGGVFKNSQLYDNIEKGNLKLPPPSPLPNSSIPSPYVILGDDAFALSDSLMKPYSGYHPQGSPERIYNYRLSRARRVVENAFGILASVFRVLRKPLLLETEKRQVGCNGLRLPPQFST; encoded by the coding sequence ATGCCCGAAAATGAAGAACAGTGGCTATGCGAATCCAAGAAATTTGAAGAGAAGTGGGACTTCCCCCATGCTGTTGGAGCCATCGACGGAAAGCATGTAGCAATACAATGTCCGCCCAAAAGCGGGAGCGAATACTTCAACTACAAGTcctttttcagttttgtattatttgcgCTTGTCGACGCTGATTATAACTTCATGTTTGTGGACGTTGGATGTCAAGGCAGGATTTCAGATGGTGGAGTTTTCAAAAATTCTCAGTTGTACGACAATATTGAAAAGGGCAACTTGAAACTTCCCCCACCATCTCCACTGCCGAATTCGAGTATCCCCAGCCCGTACGTCATTTTGGGGGACGATGCTTTTGCATTGAGTGACAGTTTGATGAAACCGTACTCTGGTTATCATCCACAAGGGTccccagaaagaatttacaaTTACCGATTGAGCCGGGCCAGAAGGGTGGTAGAGAATGCTTTTGGCATTTTAGCTTCTGTGTTTCGTGTGCTAAGGAAACCTTTGCTTTTGGAAACTGAGAAACGCCAAGTGGGTTGTAATGGCCTGCGTTTACCTCCACAATTTTCTACGTAG